Proteins from a genomic interval of Debaryomyces hansenii CBS767 chromosome E complete sequence:
- a CDS encoding DEHA2E19404p (similar to uniprot|P20424 Saccharomyces cerevisiae YPR088C SRP54 Signal recognition particle (SRP) subunit (homolog of mammalian SRP54)) has product MIKDICNALLESDVNIKLVAKLRDNIKAKVKTQINDEESSTNKRKKLQKIVFDELCSLVDSHEEPPKPKKLSQQQQKSKTLRGKKATKVTGESHVIMFVGLQGAGKTTSCTKLAVYYKKRGYKVGLVCADTFRAGAFDQLKQNAIKSSIPYYGSYIETDPVKVAYEGVVKFKQEKFDIIIVDTSGRHKQEQSLFNEMIQISEMIVPTQTIMVMDGSIGQAAESQAKAFKESSQFGSIILTKMDGHARGGGAISAVATTKTPIVFIGTGEHATDLEIFKPTSFISKLLGIGDIQSLIEHVQSLNLQDDESHKKTIENFKEGKFTLRDFQTQMNNFMKMGPLTNIASMIPGMSNIMSQVGEEETSSKIKNMIYIMDSMTTKELDSDGRIFTQQPERIIRVARGAGCSAVEVEMVLQQQRMMSAMAVNAKNMGGPQSAPGAPGAPGAGGNNMARMMQQAQQNPGFMQQAMSMFGGAGGAGGAGGAGGMPDMSSMMNNPNMIQQAQQMMRQNPGMMQQAQQMMQNPGMMQKMMSQFGGMGGGMGN; this is encoded by the coding sequence ATGATCAAAGACATTTGTAACgcattattagaatcaGACGTTAACATCAAATTGGTGGCCAAATTAAGAGATAATATTAAAGCCAAAGTCAAGACGCAgattaatgatgaagaaagttCTACCAATAAAAGGAAGAAGTTACAGAAGATAGTGTTTGATGAATTATGTTCGTTAGTGGATTCCCATGAAGAACcaccaaaaccaaaaaaattatccCAACAACAGCAAAAGTCCAAAACCCTAAGAGGCAAGAAGGCTACTAAGGTTACTGGTGAGTCGCATGTTATTATGTTTGTTGGTTTACAAGGGGCTGGTAAAACCACATCGTGTACAAAATTAGCCGTATACTACAAGAAGAGAGGTTATAAGGTAGGGTTAGTATGTGCCGATACCTTCAGAGCTGGAGcatttgatcaattgaagCAAAATGCTATTAAATCTTCTATTCCATACTATGGGTCATACATAGAGACTGATCCCGTAAAAGTTGCATATGAGGGTGTCgtcaaattcaaacaaGAAAAGTTCGATATAATTATCGTTGATACTTCTGGTAGACATAAGCAAGAGCAgtcattattcaatgaaatGATCCAAATTTCAGAAATGATTGTTCCTACCCAAACAATTATGGTTATGGATGGTTCTATCGGTCAAGCTGCTGAATCTCAAGCTAAAGCCTTCAAGGAAAGTTCGCAGTTTGGTTCCATTATTTTGACCAAGATGGATGGACATGCTAGAGGTGGTGGTGCTATCTCTGCAGTGGCAACAACAAAAACCCCAATTGTTTTCATAGGTACAGGTGAACATGCTACCGACTTAGAGATTTTTAAACCAACATCttttatttccaaattattagGTATTGGTGACATTCAGTCATTAATCGAACATGTTCAGTCCTTAAACTTGCAAGATGACGAGTCTCATAAAAAGaccattgaaaattttaaagaagGTAAGTTTACTTTAAGAGACTTCCAAACCCAGATGAATAACTTCATGAAAATGGGACCCTTAACGAACATTGCTTCCATGATTCCAGGTATGTCGAACATAATGTCCCAAGTAGGCGAAGAAGAAACTAGTTCCAAGATCAAAAATATGATTTACATAATGGACTCGATGACTACCAAAGAATTAGACAGTGACGGGCGTATCTTCACTCAACAACCagaaagaattatcagAGTAGCTAGAGGAGCAGGTTGTTCGGCAGTTGAGGTTGAAATGGTCTTACAACAGCAAAGAATGATGAGTGCTATGGCCGTTAACGCTAAAAATATGGGTGGACCTCAAAGTGCTCCAGGTGCTCCCGGTGCTCCCGGTGCTGGTGGAAACAATATGGCCAGAATGATGCAACAGGCTCAGCAAAATCCAGGTTTCATGCAACAAGCCATGAGTATGTTTGGTGGCGCTGGTGGTGCTGGTGGTGCTGGTGGCGCTGGAGGTATGCCGGATATGTCATCCATGATGAATAATCCTAACATGATACAACAGGCTCAACAAATGATGAGACAAAACCCTGGAATGATGCAACAAGCTCAACAA
- a CDS encoding DEHA2E19426p (no similarity), with the protein MKRCIETTYSSRKQSKHNPSIIEIEALFDFGHVLQKKSDSGKVKKNGDVHKHTTNIPNELISPGGMNTVNRGSTLSWTSASTVDDDNLGAPCTIIPFSYLDLDYDFELPVVNLESDLKLMDTLLFNI; encoded by the coding sequence ATGAAACGATGCATTGAAACAACATATTCTTCCAGAAAACAAAGCAAACATAACCCATCCATAATAGAGATTGAAGCattgtttgattttggcCATGTACTTCAAAAGAAGCTGGACAGTGGAAAAGTAAAAAAGAATGGAGATGTTCATAAACACACAACTAATATTCCAAACGAACTTATCAGCCCAGGAGGCATGAATACTGTCAATAGGGGGTCTACACTTAGTTGGACGTCTGCCAGTACTGTGGACGACGATAATTTAGGGGCCCCCTGTACAATAATACCATTTAGCTACCTAGACTTGGACTACGACTTTGAATTGCCTGTGGTTAATCTTGAATCagatttaaaattgatgGATACGTTGTTATTCAACATTTAG
- a CDS encoding DEHA2E19448p (similar to uniprot|P34248 Saccharomyces cerevisiae YKL100c) — protein MNYTDVNTTTLHFDQLNLIDKLSILAPYKLYNPSNFINSQINYEIISFVLLISIALSCVVMGAYTTISKPVNALDPNEDMQAKWDGTDNDNCNYYKSTNSDLEMLNIESIGWKHALSLPLIGSVVLYGLYYGLTHFDKDSLMVGLNWYILGMSLFPNYLTYHYLLTVFTRRIQNCFNLQPIFHRYRLTLSKDVDNFPLGVVEPIDKTKFKKVLRHLRKVGVKVIKPNLIKTENQLINCFFDLKFLLILPVSIFVSYGFYRFNPILNSQYPLNQTNWMISDILGINFAVFGINHTRISSFRVAFILLVGLFFYDIYFVFGTKVMVTVATGLDIPIKILIPRSPAIYASNVFVDLYEVLTDSRHWDTPMSILGLGDIVIPGAFVALCLRYDLFKHHEANGKSFHHLQSYPKPYFVVSIISYFIGLLLTVSVLYVYQVGQPALLYIVPCLILGVSLLSLIRGEFGQIFNYSEDIEEPTKEESGDQDSDQDPEDEDSEYSIGDDSEWERLVEEKMEIDEDFEETDLDEIDLLIADQSNPVHVPITYEFESEDDDDTFIIVSDESSDSEEEESSDEDDASVSQSDEE, from the coding sequence ATGAACTATACAGACGTCAATACTACTACGCTTCATTTCgatcaattaaatttgattgataaaCTATCTATTCTTGCACCTTATAAACTCTATAACCCAAGCAACTTCATTAATAGTCAGATCAATTATGAAATAATCTCCTTCGTGTTACTTATTAGCATTGCATTGAGCTGCGTGGTAATGGGAGCATATACGACAATCAGTAAGCCTGTGAATGCACTTGATCCCAACGAAGATATGCAAGCCAAATGGGATGGTACAGACAATGACAATTGTAATTATTACAAGTCAACGAATAGTGACCTTGAGATGCTCAATATTGAGTCTATTGGATGGAAACATGCCTTAAGCTTGCCTTTGATAGGCTCCGTTGTATTGTACGGCTTATACTACGGTTTAACGCATTTTGACAAGGATAGCCTTATGGTTGGCTTAAACTGGTACATTTTAGGAATGAGCTTATTTCCAAACTATCTTACGTATCATTACTTGTTGACTGTCtttacaagaagaattcagAATTGTTTCAACCTTCAACCTATTTTCCATAGGTACAGATTGACATTATCGAAGGACGTGGACAATTTTCCATTGGGTGTGGTTGAACCTATCGACAAGaccaaattcaaaaaggTGTTGCGTCATTTGAGAAAGGTTGGAGTGAAGGTTATCAAaccaaatttaattaagaCAGAAAACCAACTTATTAATTgcttttttgatttaaaatttttacTCATTCTTCCCGTCAGTATATTTGTCAGTTATGGGTTCTATAGATTCAACCCAATCTTAAATTCTCAGTACCCATTAAATCAAACCAATTGGATGATCTCTGATATTTTAGGTATCAACTTTGCTGTGTTTGGAATAAATCATACAAGGATCTCTAGTTTTAGAGTTGCATTTATATTGTTAGTTGGGTTGTTCTTCTACGATATTTACTTTGTTTTTGGTACAAAAGTCATGGTTACTGTTGCTACTGGTTTAGATATCCCGATCAAAATTCTTATTCCACGCAGCCCCGCTATTTATGCCAGCAATGTGTTTGTTGACTTGTACGAAGTATTAACTGACTCTCGTCATTGGGATACCCCAATGTCTATACTTGGACTTGGGGATATCGTCATCCCAGGTGCGTTCGTCGCATTATGTCTCAGATACGACTTATTCAAGCATCACGAAGCTAATGGAAAGTCATTTCACCATTTACAGAGCTACCCTAAGCCATACTTTGTTGTCAGCAttatttcatatttcatTGGATTATTATTGACCGTTTCAGTCTTGTATGTGTACCAGGTAGGTCAGCCTGCCTTGTTGTACATAGTGCCATGCTTGATTTTAGGTGTTTCCTTATTGAGCTTAATCAGAGGTGAATTTGGCCAAATCTTCAACTACAGCGAAGATATCGAAGAACCTACCAAAGAAGAATCAGGGGATCAGGACTCAGATCAGGACCCGGAAGATGAAGACAGCGAATACTCCATTGGCGACGATTCAGAATGGGAAAGATTAGTGGAAGAAAAAATGGAGATCGACGAAGATTTCGAGGAAACTGATTTAGACGAAATAGACCTCTTGATTGCAGACCAGTCAAACCCAGTCCATGTTCCCATAACATATGAGTTCGAGTCTGAAGACGACGACGATACTTTCATTATCGTCTCCGACGAGTCATCTGACtccgaagaagaagaatctaGTGACGAAGACGATGCGTCCGTCAGCCAATCTGACGAAGAATAA